One Actinomadura viridis genomic region harbors:
- the upp gene encoding uracil phosphoribosyltransferase: MQTLAVDHPLVAHKLTTLRDVNTDSPTFRRLADELVTLLAYEATRDVRVSDATVNTPLVPARGVQLASPKPLVVPILRAGLGMLDGMTRLLPTAEVGFLGMVRDEGTLQAETYASRLPEDLSGRQCYVLDPMLATGGTLAAAIKLLFERGADDVTAICLLAAPEGLKALEEAFEGTSAPIRVVTAAVDSHLNDQGFIMPGLGDAGDRLYGVV, translated from the coding sequence ATGCAGACCCTCGCCGTCGATCACCCGCTCGTCGCGCACAAGCTCACCACGCTGCGGGACGTGAACACCGACTCCCCCACGTTCCGCCGGCTGGCCGACGAGCTCGTCACGCTGCTGGCCTACGAGGCCACCCGTGACGTGCGGGTCAGCGACGCCACCGTAAACACCCCGCTGGTCCCCGCCCGCGGGGTCCAGCTGGCGAGCCCCAAGCCGCTCGTCGTCCCGATCCTGCGGGCCGGCCTCGGGATGCTGGACGGGATGACCCGCCTGCTTCCCACCGCCGAGGTCGGGTTCCTCGGGATGGTCCGCGACGAGGGGACGCTCCAGGCGGAGACCTACGCGTCCCGGCTGCCCGAGGACCTCTCCGGCCGCCAGTGCTACGTGCTGGACCCGATGCTCGCGACCGGCGGCACCCTGGCCGCGGCGATCAAGCTCCTCTTCGAGCGCGGCGCCGACGACGTCACGGCGATCTGCCTGCTGGCGGCCCCGGAGGGTCTCAAGGCCCTGGAGGAGGCGTTCGAGGGCACCTCCGCCCCGATCCGGGTGGTCACCGCGGCGGTCGACTCGCACCTGAACGATCAGGGCTTCATCATGCCCGGCCTCGGCGACGCCGGGGACAGGCTCTACGGCGTCGTCTGA
- a CDS encoding PH domain-containing protein translates to MRLVTPGDSAPASVNKYLLPHESQVITVRRHPAVLMLPVGMVLAGLIIAGILSNTVTAATGWIWWGWLILLAWFVWRVAEWSVDYFVITNQRMLLTTGLITRKVAMMPLAKVTDMSFRRTITGRMLGYGEFVMESAGQDQALDTVDYLPYPEQLYLEVCEMIFPNKNPSDD, encoded by the coding sequence ATGAGGCTGGTGACTCCCGGCGACTCCGCGCCGGCGTCGGTGAACAAGTACCTGCTCCCCCACGAGAGCCAGGTCATCACGGTGCGGCGGCATCCCGCCGTGCTGATGCTCCCGGTCGGCATGGTGCTCGCCGGGCTGATCATCGCCGGGATCCTGAGCAACACCGTCACCGCCGCCACCGGCTGGATCTGGTGGGGCTGGCTGATCCTGCTCGCGTGGTTCGTCTGGCGGGTCGCCGAGTGGTCGGTGGACTACTTCGTCATCACCAACCAGCGGATGCTGCTGACCACGGGGCTCATCACCCGCAAGGTCGCGATGATGCCGCTGGCCAAGGTCACCGACATGAGCTTCCGCCGGACCATCACCGGCCGGATGCTCGGGTACGGCGAGTTCGTGATGGAGTCGGCCGGTCAGGACCAGGCGCTCGACACGGTCGACTACCTGCCGTACCCGGAGCAGCTCTACCTCGAGGTCTGCGAGATGATCTTCCCGAACAAGAACCCGTCGGACGACTGA
- a CDS encoding helix-turn-helix domain-containing protein, with product MPGPGNVGERVRNLRLTRRLSQAQLAGHDLSDSYISLIESGKRTPTPTVLRMLAERLGCTPEYLAEGVEPEQRAHLEVRERHAHLALLGGDPSTAERDFDEVIARSDDPDLTSRARWGRARALEELGRTGEAIALFEELREQAERDPGRASWLPPVIALARCYHAVGDLGQAVALGERALTRLRHLGLGVGHEYTEVGRILLLAYLDRSDPVRAHALGRRMLASPDGAGVEPDESGDPVDGYRKASSRALGEGAVGDALYLADQAVAVHGGVTSTLARARLNLAGAKALLRGVAAFSAELDPSGLPPALLGDGTAEGAVTVVSTPGNGEGGRTIGLLPGRSAGAGWQRSEAARVAAAEEALELLRGTAALEGSESTDGTIERARALVLTGRPEQAIAMLEEFLDTGMALAAPASDDPGQVTGMPDGDAARVRKTAQARIVLARARLAQQDPAAALVVLRAAVGHLDLLPSGRLVAQLLRELGELFEIAGDTKGATAAYRQALEAAGLRRPTPSQTADCDLGRV from the coding sequence ATGCCGGGTCCAGGCAACGTCGGCGAACGTGTCCGCAACCTGCGCCTGACCAGACGCTTGTCGCAGGCGCAACTCGCCGGTCACGACCTCTCCGACAGCTATATCTCTCTGATCGAGTCCGGAAAGCGGACGCCGACCCCCACCGTTCTGCGCATGCTGGCCGAACGGCTCGGCTGCACGCCGGAATACCTCGCCGAGGGCGTCGAGCCGGAGCAGCGCGCCCATCTCGAGGTCCGCGAACGGCACGCGCACCTGGCCCTGCTCGGCGGTGACCCGAGCACCGCCGAGCGCGACTTCGACGAGGTCATCGCCCGCAGCGACGACCCCGACCTGACCTCCCGGGCCCGCTGGGGCCGCGCCCGCGCGCTGGAGGAACTGGGCCGTACCGGCGAGGCCATCGCGCTCTTCGAGGAACTGCGCGAGCAGGCCGAACGCGATCCCGGCCGGGCCAGCTGGCTGCCGCCGGTGATCGCGCTGGCCCGCTGCTACCACGCGGTCGGCGATCTGGGCCAGGCGGTCGCCCTGGGAGAACGGGCCCTGACCCGGCTGCGCCACCTCGGGCTCGGGGTGGGCCACGAGTACACCGAGGTCGGGCGGATCCTGCTCCTGGCGTACCTGGATCGGTCCGATCCCGTCCGCGCCCATGCCCTGGGCCGTCGCATGCTGGCGTCGCCGGACGGCGCCGGGGTCGAGCCGGACGAGTCCGGCGACCCGGTCGACGGCTACCGGAAGGCCAGCTCGCGGGCGCTGGGCGAGGGCGCGGTCGGCGACGCCCTGTACCTCGCCGACCAGGCCGTCGCCGTCCACGGCGGGGTGACGTCCACGCTGGCGCGCGCCCGGCTCAACCTGGCGGGCGCCAAGGCGCTGCTGCGGGGCGTCGCGGCCTTCTCGGCCGAGCTGGACCCGTCCGGCCTGCCGCCCGCCCTGCTCGGCGACGGCACCGCGGAGGGCGCCGTGACCGTCGTCAGCACCCCGGGCAACGGCGAGGGCGGCCGTACCATCGGCCTGCTCCCCGGCAGGAGCGCGGGCGCCGGCTGGCAGCGGAGCGAGGCCGCCCGGGTCGCGGCGGCCGAGGAGGCCCTCGAACTGCTGCGGGGCACCGCCGCCCTGGAGGGCTCGGAGAGCACCGACGGCACCATCGAGCGGGCCCGCGCGCTGGTCCTCACCGGCCGGCCCGAGCAGGCGATCGCGATGCTGGAGGAGTTCCTCGACACCGGCATGGCCCTGGCCGCGCCCGCGTCCGACGACCCCGGCCAGGTGACGGGCATGCCGGACGGCGACGCCGCCCGCGTCCGCAAGACCGCCCAGGCCCGCATCGTGCTCGCGCGCGCCCGGCTGGCCCAGCAGGACCCCGCCGCCGCGCTGGTCGTCCTGCGCGCCGCGGTCGGGCACCTCGACCTGCTGCCCTCGGGACGCCTCGTCGCGCAGTTGCTCCGGGAGCTGGGCGAGCTGTTCGAGATCGCCGGTGACACCAAGGGCGCGACCGCCGCCTACCGGCAGGCGCTGGAGGCCGCGGGCCTGCGGCGTCCCACGCCCTCCCAGACCGCCGACTGCGACCTCGGCCGGGTCTGA
- a CDS encoding type II toxin-antitoxin system VapB family antitoxin, protein MIFKAVGDGRPYPDHGLTSSDWARIPPRQVRLDQLISTKRELDLQSLLAKDSTFYGDLFPHVVHWRGDLYLEDGLHRALRAALHQRLVLHARVYDMDAA, encoded by the coding sequence GTGATCTTCAAGGCGGTGGGTGACGGGCGACCGTACCCCGACCATGGCCTGACCTCCAGTGACTGGGCCAGGATCCCGCCTCGCCAGGTCAGGCTGGACCAGCTCATCAGCACCAAGCGGGAGCTGGACCTCCAGTCACTGCTGGCCAAGGACTCCACGTTCTACGGCGACCTGTTCCCGCACGTCGTCCACTGGCGGGGCGACCTCTACCTGGAGGACGGCCTGCACCGCGCGCTCCGCGCCGCGCTGCACCAGCGCCTCGTGCTGCACGCCCGCGTCTACGACATGGACGCCGCCTGA
- a CDS encoding SDR family oxidoreductase has translation MDGGDGGGRGAGPRGGGNGELCLVTGASGYIGGRLVPELLDAGYAVRCLVRTPEKLRDHPWADRVEIVQGDLTDADSVAAALKGVAVAYYLVHALGTGADFEETDRRAATIFAARAKEAGVRRIVYLGGPLPAGVDERDLSPHLRSRAEVGRILGASGVPTAVLRAAIIIGSGSASFEMLRYLTERLPVMVTPRWVRTRVQPIAVRDVLRYLVGCASLPEDVSRAFDIGGPDVLSYRDMMQRYAWVAGLPRRLIVPVPVLTPNLSSLWVGLVTPVPPSIARPLTESLRHEVVCRENDIADHIPDPPGGKVSFERAVALALKRVGEADVTTRWSSASVPGAPSDPLPTDPDWSGGTLYTDRRARRVDASPEDLWRVVEGIGGENGWYSFPLAWAVRGWLDRMVGGVGLRRGRRDAAHLRAGDSLDFWRVEEIEPGRLLRLRAEMRLPGLAWLELMVGHDRHGRTVYLQRALFHPHGLAGHAYWWVISPFHTAVFGGMARNIARAASTQARRDRAPERGALQGPPGRAAGRAGAAGRPAGGHR, from the coding sequence ATGGACGGCGGAGACGGCGGCGGCCGGGGGGCCGGACCGCGAGGCGGGGGGAACGGCGAGCTCTGCCTGGTGACGGGGGCTTCAGGCTACATCGGCGGGCGGCTGGTGCCCGAGCTGCTGGACGCCGGGTACGCGGTGCGCTGCCTCGTCCGTACGCCGGAGAAGCTGCGCGACCACCCCTGGGCCGACCGGGTCGAGATCGTCCAGGGCGATCTGACCGACGCCGACTCGGTCGCGGCGGCGCTGAAGGGCGTGGCGGTCGCCTACTACCTCGTGCACGCGCTGGGCACCGGGGCGGACTTCGAGGAGACCGACCGGCGCGCGGCCACGATCTTCGCCGCCCGGGCGAAGGAGGCGGGCGTGCGGCGGATCGTCTACCTGGGCGGCCCCCTGCCCGCCGGGGTGGACGAGCGGGACCTGTCCCCCCATCTGCGCTCGCGCGCGGAGGTCGGCCGGATCCTGGGCGCCTCCGGGGTGCCGACCGCGGTGCTGCGGGCGGCGATCATCATCGGCTCGGGCTCGGCGTCGTTCGAGATGCTGCGCTACCTGACCGAACGGCTGCCGGTGATGGTGACCCCGCGCTGGGTGCGCACCCGCGTCCAGCCGATCGCGGTCCGGGACGTGCTGCGCTACCTGGTCGGCTGCGCGTCGCTGCCGGAGGACGTGAGCCGGGCCTTCGACATCGGCGGCCCGGACGTGCTGTCGTACCGGGACATGATGCAGCGCTACGCCTGGGTCGCCGGGCTGCCCCGGCGGCTGATCGTGCCGGTGCCCGTGCTCACGCCCAACCTGTCCAGCCTGTGGGTGGGGCTGGTGACGCCGGTCCCGCCGTCGATCGCCCGGCCGCTGACCGAGTCGCTGCGGCACGAGGTGGTCTGCCGGGAGAACGACATCGCCGACCACATCCCCGACCCGCCGGGCGGCAAGGTCAGCTTCGAACGGGCGGTGGCGCTGGCGCTGAAGCGGGTCGGCGAGGCCGACGTCACCACGCGCTGGTCGTCGGCGTCGGTGCCCGGAGCCCCCAGCGATCCGCTGCCGACCGACCCCGACTGGTCCGGCGGCACGCTCTACACCGACCGCCGGGCGCGGCGGGTGGACGCGAGCCCCGAGGACCTGTGGCGGGTCGTCGAGGGCATCGGCGGCGAGAACGGCTGGTACTCGTTCCCCCTGGCCTGGGCGGTACGGGGCTGGCTCGACCGGATGGTGGGCGGGGTGGGCCTGCGCCGCGGGCGGCGGGACGCGGCGCACCTGCGGGCCGGGGACTCGCTCGACTTCTGGCGGGTCGAGGAGATCGAACCGGGCCGGCTGCTGCGGCTGCGGGCGGAGATGCGGCTGCCGGGGCTGGCCTGGCTGGAGCTGATGGTCGGCCATGACCGGCACGGGCGGACGGTGTATCTGCAACGGGCGCTGTTCCATCCGCACGGGCTGGCCGGGCACGCCTACTGGTGGGTCATCTCGCCGTTCCACACGGCGGTGTTCGGCGGCATGGCGCGCAACATCGCGCGGGCGGCGAGCACGCAGGCCCGGCGCGACAGGGCGCCGGAACGTGGCGCCCTCCAGGGGCCGCCGGGCAGGGCGGCCGGCAGGGCGGGGGCGGCCGGGCGTCCGGCGGGCGGTCACCGGTGA